One window of the Methanomassiliicoccales archaeon genome contains the following:
- the amrS gene encoding AmmeMemoRadiSam system radical SAM enzyme, with product MQETVARYWITEGEGVRCLLCPHRCYISEGNSGFCLARTNHRGILRSTNYGKICASVVDPIEKKPIFHYKPGGKLYSLGTFGCNMDCANCQNFSIARSSGTDMEYRSVTSDAVVREAVDKGVDAIAWTFNEPIVWYEFVLDVSKEAKSYGLFSVINTNGFIEREPRNELFKHIQVANIDVKGFTDEFYRTNCRAQLPTVLETCVDAKQAGVHVELTYLLIPGTNDSANEIERFSNWVVDELGSETPVHFFRFQPSYRLSHLPPQSIEKLREAYEIAKKCGIKYPYLAGVIGDEHQNTYCHRCGAIVVERKSEAVSEKVCSKKGELSRFCPTFSQVKVYLHDGRCPSCGEHIPVFLAD from the coding sequence ATGCAGGAGACTGTTGCGAGGTACTGGATCACGGAGGGAGAAGGGGTAAGATGCCTCTTATGCCCCCATCGGTGTTACATCAGTGAGGGCAATAGCGGGTTCTGCTTGGCGAGAACCAATCATCGGGGTATTCTTCGATCGACGAATTATGGCAAAATTTGTGCATCGGTCGTCGATCCTATTGAAAAGAAACCTATATTTCATTATAAGCCAGGTGGAAAACTCTATTCGCTTGGAACATTTGGATGCAACATGGATTGTGCAAATTGTCAGAATTTTAGTATTGCAAGATCATCAGGCACTGATATGGAATATCGGTCTGTGACTAGTGATGCGGTCGTGAGAGAAGCTGTCGATAAGGGAGTCGACGCAATTGCATGGACTTTCAATGAGCCTATCGTATGGTACGAATTTGTACTTGACGTATCGAAGGAGGCGAAGAGTTACGGTCTCTTTTCTGTTATCAATACCAATGGTTTCATTGAGAGAGAACCTCGCAATGAACTATTTAAGCACATTCAGGTCGCAAATATCGATGTGAAAGGGTTCACCGACGAATTCTACCGAACGAATTGTCGTGCGCAGCTTCCAACTGTGCTTGAAACATGTGTCGATGCAAAGCAGGCTGGTGTTCATGTCGAACTAACCTATTTACTCATCCCGGGGACGAACGATAGCGCTAATGAGATCGAGCGATTCTCAAATTGGGTTGTTGATGAACTGGGTTCGGAAACTCCTGTGCACTTTTTCAGATTTCAGCCTTCATACAGACTTTCACATCTCCCGCCACAGTCCATCGAGAAATTGAGGGAAGCTTATGAGATTGCGAAGAAATGTGGAATCAAGTATCCTTACCTTGCAGGGGTCATAGGGGACGAACATCAGAATACATACTGCCATCGGTGCGGTGCGATTGTTGTTGAAAGAAAAAGCGAAGCAGTCAGCGAAAAGGTATGTTCAAAAAAGGGCGAGTTAAGCCGTTTCTGTCCGACATTTTCGCAGGTGAAAGTCTACCTTCATGATGGCAGATGCCCCTCGTGTGGAGAGCACATCCCTGTTTTTTTGGCCGATTAA
- the argF gene encoding ornithine carbamoyltransferase gives MKRDIISVRDLEPDLDELLDLALDLKSGRVSKEGALKGKTLAMIFEKPSTRTRVSFEVGMAQLGGHALYLSPRDLQIGRGETIADTARVLSRYVDAIMYRAFSHEMMLELARNATVPVINGLDDLEHPCQIMADLLTVKEKKGKLKGIKMAYVGDGNNVCNSLLLGAAIVGMDFVAACPNGYEPNNEIVADAVSIAKRKNCISEVINDPYEAVKDADVVYTDVWTSMGQENESEEREKVFAPYQVNSKLLANAKSDCIVMHCLPAHRGHEITDEVIDGERSVVFDQAENRLHAQQAILLKVIR, from the coding sequence ATGAAGCGTGATATTATTTCAGTCCGAGACCTTGAACCAGATCTCGATGAACTCCTAGATCTGGCCCTTGATCTCAAGAGCGGGAGAGTAAGTAAAGAAGGGGCTCTGAAGGGAAAAACGCTCGCAATGATTTTTGAAAAACCTAGCACGAGGACGAGGGTCTCCTTCGAAGTTGGAATGGCCCAACTCGGAGGGCACGCTCTTTATCTGAGTCCAAGAGATCTTCAGATAGGCAGAGGCGAAACGATTGCCGATACTGCCCGGGTGCTCAGCAGATACGTTGACGCCATTATGTACCGGGCCTTTAGCCATGAGATGATGCTCGAACTTGCGAGAAATGCGACAGTACCTGTGATCAACGGGCTTGATGATCTCGAACACCCGTGTCAGATTATGGCAGATCTTCTTACAGTGAAAGAGAAAAAGGGAAAACTGAAAGGGATCAAGATGGCGTATGTGGGCGATGGGAACAATGTGTGTAATTCCCTTCTCCTCGGAGCTGCGATCGTGGGAATGGATTTCGTCGCCGCTTGCCCCAATGGTTATGAGCCAAACAACGAAATCGTCGCCGATGCGGTGTCGATTGCAAAGAGAAAAAACTGCATATCAGAAGTCATAAATGATCCTTATGAGGCTGTTAAGGACGCCGATGTTGTCTATACAGATGTCTGGACTTCAATGGGCCAGGAAAATGAGTCAGAAGAACGTGAGAAGGTCTTTGCGCCTTATCAGGTCAATTCGAAGCTTCTTGCGAATGCCAAAAGTGACTGCATCGTGATGCACTGTCTTCCAGCCCACAGAGGGCATGAGATTACCGACGAGGTCATCGACGGTGAGCGGAGTGTCGTATTCGACCAGGCGGAAAACAGGCTTCACGCTCAACAAGCGATCCTCCTAAAGGTCATTCGGTGA
- a CDS encoding ribonuclease H-like domain-containing protein: MIRRSFIILPSVGRATEIALWKRGISEWDSFINAKSIIGFSGRRKEKCDRILQTAQNFLDSGYSQYFVRMLPSLEYWRLYSSFEKDAAYIDIETDGLHQNCRLTMVGIHRKGETRVFIRGYDLNEENLREFLLGCKMLVSFNGSSFDLPILRRYFPFSIPDVPHFDLRHACSRIGMTGGLKNVERLIGIKRDRPVEFLTGEHAAYLWRLWEKKGSRNALELLKRYNEEDTRNLVTIAKYAYRQLEDKLIQSAGMQE; encoded by the coding sequence ATGATCCGGCGTTCTTTCATCATTCTGCCCTCTGTCGGAAGAGCTACAGAAATAGCGCTGTGGAAAAGGGGAATTAGCGAATGGGACAGCTTCATCAATGCAAAGTCCATAATCGGATTCTCGGGACGTCGAAAAGAAAAATGTGATAGAATCCTTCAGACGGCACAGAATTTTCTTGACTCAGGATATTCCCAGTATTTTGTTCGCATGTTGCCCTCACTCGAATACTGGCGACTTTATTCTTCATTTGAAAAAGATGCTGCATATATTGATATAGAAACTGATGGACTTCATCAGAATTGCAGGCTAACAATGGTCGGGATCCATCGAAAGGGAGAGACACGAGTGTTCATCAGAGGTTACGACCTCAACGAAGAGAACCTCCGTGAATTTTTATTAGGCTGTAAAATGCTCGTATCGTTCAACGGCAGTAGCTTTGATTTGCCGATCTTGCGACGCTATTTTCCCTTTTCGATCCCCGACGTTCCCCACTTTGATCTTCGCCATGCATGCAGTCGCATAGGTATGACTGGAGGTCTGAAAAATGTCGAGCGTCTCATTGGGATAAAGAGGGACAGGCCCGTGGAGTTTCTCACAGGTGAACATGCAGCTTATTTATGGAGGTTATGGGAAAAGAAAGGAAGTCGAAACGCCCTCGAACTTCTCAAGAGATATAATGAGGAAGATACTAGAAATCTCGTAACCATTGCAAAATATGCCTATCGGCAACTTGAAGACAAACTGATACAGTCCGCGGGAATGCAAGAATAG
- a CDS encoding DHH family phosphoesterase — MTPPKISDLQGFTNAAKDIAEILLGATRVSIIAHIDADGICGASIASTALEREGIEHSVRFVKRLDEMEIARINGDPADVVWLVDMGSGVYSKISHPCACVTDHHLPEPSAGQRMAKGRISLLSFLQKHLNPHLFGIDGSLHISGAGTTYMVAREMAEKNKDLAPLAIVGAVGDLQDSAECRLTGINTLILEEAREQKKMTAIRDIRIFGRETRPISKMLQYSTDPILPQLTNDAVSCERFLAHLDIPLVEGEVWRSWVDLTFEEKRKIASALCHHLLDSGSGHWAVKRLIGDVYIIEDERPKTALHDAKEFSTLLNACGRYGEGHIGMRICKGDRGEALQSGMRLLQNHRGNLADAIALVKEVGVIKGRAVQYFHGRDEILDSIVGIVAGMVLGSGEVSIDIPIVAFAYSEENKVKVSARATRELVRKGLDLAEAVKRASERVGGIGGGHNIAAGATIDSGKEMQFIEEIERIIEEQLSTRFTE, encoded by the coding sequence GTGACACCGCCGAAAATATCGGATCTCCAGGGATTCACAAATGCGGCGAAGGATATCGCAGAGATCCTGCTCGGTGCTACCCGAGTTTCCATTATCGCCCACATCGATGCCGACGGCATATGCGGGGCATCAATAGCTTCGACCGCGCTTGAAAGGGAAGGGATCGAACACTCTGTTCGTTTTGTTAAAAGACTAGACGAAATGGAAATCGCACGGATCAACGGGGATCCAGCTGACGTGGTTTGGCTCGTTGACATGGGAAGCGGTGTGTATTCAAAAATCTCGCATCCCTGCGCGTGTGTGACCGACCACCATCTACCTGAACCAAGTGCTGGACAAAGAATGGCGAAAGGGAGGATCAGCCTTTTGAGTTTCCTTCAAAAGCACCTCAACCCCCATTTATTCGGCATCGATGGCTCTCTGCATATAAGTGGCGCTGGCACAACCTACATGGTCGCAAGGGAGATGGCAGAAAAGAACAAAGATTTAGCCCCTCTCGCGATTGTGGGGGCGGTTGGAGACCTCCAGGACTCTGCAGAATGTAGACTTACAGGAATCAACACGCTGATTCTTGAAGAGGCTAGAGAGCAGAAAAAAATGACAGCGATCCGAGATATTCGTATTTTCGGTAGGGAGACAAGACCTATCAGCAAAATGTTACAATATTCAACTGATCCAATACTCCCCCAGTTGACGAATGATGCAGTCTCGTGCGAAAGATTCCTTGCGCATCTTGATATTCCTCTCGTCGAGGGAGAGGTCTGGCGATCTTGGGTTGATTTAACATTTGAGGAAAAAAGGAAGATCGCATCAGCTCTCTGTCACCACCTACTCGATTCGGGAAGTGGCCACTGGGCGGTTAAGAGACTGATCGGCGATGTCTACATCATCGAAGACGAGAGACCGAAAACCGCGCTGCACGACGCAAAAGAGTTTTCAACTTTGTTGAACGCGTGTGGAAGGTACGGCGAGGGACATATTGGGATGAGAATATGTAAAGGTGACAGGGGCGAGGCACTCCAAAGTGGCATGCGTCTGCTTCAGAACCACCGAGGAAATCTGGCAGATGCAATTGCCCTTGTAAAAGAAGTGGGAGTAATAAAAGGGAGGGCTGTCCAGTACTTCCATGGAAGGGACGAAATACTAGATAGCATCGTCGGCATCGTGGCAGGAATGGTCCTTGGCTCAGGAGAAGTTTCTATCGACATTCCGATTGTCGCTTTTGCCTATTCTGAAGAGAATAAAGTGAAAGTTTCAGCAAGAGCTACGAGGGAACTTGTGAGAAAAGGTCTTGATCTTGCGGAAGCGGTTAAAAGGGCGTCGGAAAGAGTCGGCGGGATCGGAGGGGGGCATAACATCGCAGCTGGTGCTACGATCGACTCGGGAAAAGAAATGCAGTTCATCGAAGAAATTGAAAGGATTATTGAAGAGCAGCTATCAACGAGATTCACCGAATGA
- a CDS encoding metallophosphoesterase, translating to MEVYEIMPGVLIANDLCLVHESEGLVAIADLHIGMESALEKEGILIPRMQTTTMKNSLIKIIDKYSPNRILVVGDLKHEFSKNLEQEWNEVRSVLSLLREHSNVTLIKGNHDNYLKTIASKMGIEVLDSFSTSNMTFAHGHIDIDRRPLVMGHEHPSVKILDSVGAVIKLPCFVFLRKEKVIVLPAFSPLAIGVDIARAMPYDCLSPILQKADLPKAEVFACSEVGLLKLGRIEAIRSLSE from the coding sequence ATGGAAGTTTATGAGATAATGCCAGGAGTTCTGATCGCAAATGATCTTTGTCTCGTTCATGAATCAGAAGGTTTAGTGGCAATTGCGGATCTCCATATCGGCATGGAATCAGCATTGGAAAAGGAGGGTATTCTTATTCCACGGATGCAGACGACGACAATGAAGAACTCCCTCATTAAGATCATCGATAAATATTCTCCGAATAGGATCCTCGTCGTCGGCGATTTAAAACATGAATTTAGCAAGAATCTTGAACAAGAATGGAATGAGGTTCGATCGGTACTCTCGTTACTCCGCGAACATTCAAATGTTACTCTCATTAAAGGGAACCATGACAATTACCTCAAGACAATTGCATCGAAAATGGGAATAGAAGTCCTCGATAGTTTTTCGACAAGTAATATGACTTTTGCCCACGGTCATATAGATATCGATCGAAGACCGCTTGTCATGGGGCATGAGCACCCATCCGTGAAGATTTTGGATAGTGTGGGAGCGGTGATCAAGTTGCCGTGTTTTGTCTTTCTTAGGAAGGAAAAAGTCATCGTTCTCCCCGCATTCAGCCCCCTTGCAATTGGAGTCGACATCGCGAGAGCGATGCCATATGACTGCCTATCGCCTATACTTCAAAAAGCAGATCTGCCAAAGGCAGAAGTCTTTGCGTGCAGTGAGGTTGGCCTCCTAAAACTCGGGAGAATTGAAGCAATCAGATCTCTCTCCGAATGA